One genomic region from Vibrio sp. STUT-A11 encodes:
- a CDS encoding fatty acid cis/trans isomerase, translating into MNLRLIFLLCMISLFAGCATYAGLNYDLLFGPQLVRERTADVETQRGNFFQNEVKPIVDNRCVVCHACYDAPCQLKLSSVEGIDRGASKKLVYEGTRLTAVAPTRLFEDAETTQEWRDAGFHPVLNERDQNMAANLDAGLIARLLVQKERHPLPNQVQLKGFDFSIDRQQTCPTIEEYDQYEKDNPTWGMPFGMPNLTDSEYLTLMTWLENGAVMNSHTPVSSDEQAEITKYESLLNQNDFKNQLMARYIYEHLFLSHLYFSELNDQPTRRFFSLVRSQTPPGQPVKRISTRRPYDDPNTERVYYRIIPEQGTIVDKTHMPYALNKQRIDNWKKWFIHPDYTVNALPSYEPEVAANPMTSFTDLPVKSRFKFMLDNAQNTIMAFIKGPVCRGQLALNVINDRFWVFFLDPDKSDIPEVNEFYRSQAENLKLPSELESNTLPVANWVKYSRQQARYLEAKSDFANHWFKHGEHLSTDVIWDGDGTNANAALTVFRHFDSASVVQGLVGDQPKTVWVMDYVLLERVHYLLVAGFDVYGNFGHQLITRMFMDFLRMEGESNFISLLPADMRHQLQSSWYQDQSPQLSDFLLRNVKPFNQPTSIVYQTDDPKSELLNKLKVDLSPILLPRYEITNTALSDKNEQQIKRIGQVHGEGLKPVPQITMLMVRSKTGKDELFTLLHNNAHTNISSLFDEESNRNFSEDDMTVVRGVVGSYPAAFFSIEEEQVKDFVDQFSRIQNEEDYVKLLDRFAIRRSSEKFWSFSDRLHHWYRRNQPIEFGLLDYNRFENR; encoded by the coding sequence ATGAATTTGCGCCTCATTTTTTTACTATGCATGATTAGTCTGTTTGCCGGCTGTGCTACTTACGCTGGCCTGAACTACGACCTACTTTTTGGTCCGCAACTGGTACGAGAACGTACTGCAGATGTTGAAACACAGCGTGGAAACTTTTTCCAGAACGAAGTTAAACCCATCGTGGATAATCGTTGTGTGGTTTGTCACGCATGCTACGACGCGCCTTGTCAGTTAAAACTCTCATCGGTTGAGGGCATTGACAGAGGCGCGTCGAAAAAATTGGTTTACGAAGGCACCCGTCTCACCGCAGTAGCACCTACACGTCTTTTCGAGGACGCAGAAACGACTCAAGAGTGGCGTGATGCAGGATTTCACCCAGTCTTAAACGAGCGCGATCAGAACATGGCAGCCAATTTAGATGCGGGCTTAATCGCGAGACTTCTGGTGCAAAAAGAACGCCACCCTTTGCCCAATCAAGTTCAGTTAAAAGGGTTTGATTTTTCGATAGATCGTCAACAGACATGTCCGACAATTGAAGAATATGACCAGTATGAGAAAGACAACCCGACTTGGGGAATGCCTTTTGGCATGCCAAACCTGACAGATTCTGAGTATCTTACATTGATGACCTGGCTGGAAAATGGCGCAGTAATGAATAGCCACACGCCGGTTAGCAGCGATGAACAAGCCGAGATTACTAAGTACGAATCACTACTGAATCAAAATGACTTCAAGAACCAGCTCATGGCGCGTTACATCTATGAACACCTGTTCTTATCTCATTTGTATTTCTCTGAACTAAACGATCAGCCGACACGTCGCTTTTTCTCGCTGGTTCGCTCACAGACCCCTCCGGGTCAGCCTGTAAAACGTATTTCGACTCGACGGCCATATGATGATCCAAACACGGAACGTGTTTACTACCGAATCATTCCAGAGCAAGGCACTATTGTGGACAAAACACATATGCCATACGCGTTGAATAAACAGCGTATCGACAATTGGAAGAAGTGGTTCATTCATCCTGATTATACGGTCAATGCGCTACCCAGCTATGAACCAGAAGTTGCCGCAAACCCAATGACTTCGTTTACTGACCTGCCAGTGAAGTCGCGTTTTAAGTTCATGCTCGACAACGCACAAAATACCATTATGGCGTTTATTAAAGGTCCGGTTTGCCGTGGTCAGTTGGCACTAAACGTCATTAACGATCGTTTCTGGGTATTCTTTCTCGACCCAGATAAAAGCGATATTCCTGAAGTGAACGAGTTTTATCGCTCACAAGCAGAAAACTTAAAACTGCCAAGTGAGTTAGAAAGCAACACACTGCCTGTGGCGAACTGGGTTAAATACTCTCGTCAACAAGCTCGCTACCTTGAAGCTAAGTCGGACTTTGCAAACCATTGGTTCAAACATGGCGAGCACCTGTCTACAGACGTTATTTGGGATGGTGATGGAACCAACGCTAATGCTGCTCTGACGGTTTTCCGCCATTTTGACAGTGCTTCGGTTGTACAAGGTTTGGTGGGCGACCAGCCTAAAACAGTCTGGGTGATGGATTACGTGTTACTCGAACGAGTCCATTACCTGCTCGTGGCCGGTTTTGATGTCTACGGAAACTTTGGTCACCAACTTATTACGCGTATGTTTATGGACTTTTTGCGTATGGAAGGCGAAAGTAACTTTATATCATTATTACCGGCAGACATGCGTCATCAATTGCAATCCAGCTGGTATCAAGACCAAAGTCCTCAGTTATCGGATTTCTTATTGAGAAATGTTAAGCCCTTTAATCAACCGACAAGCATTGTCTACCAAACGGATGACCCGAAGTCTGAATTGCTTAACAAGCTGAAAGTAGATCTGTCTCCGATTCTGCTTCCTCGTTATGAGATCACCAATACAGCGCTCTCCGATAAGAATGAGCAGCAGATAAAACGTATCGGACAAGTACATGGTGAAGGGTTGAAGCCAGTACCTCAAATAACAATGTTGATGGTGCGAAGTAAGACAGGGAAAGATGAACTCTTTACCCTACTTCACAATAATGCGCATACGAATATCTCCAGCCTGTTCGATGAAGAAAGTAATCGAAACTTCTCAGAAGATGATATGACCGTCGTTCGTGGTGTCGTCGGAAGTTATCCCGCTGCGTTTTTTTCGATAGAAGAAGAGCAAGTAAAAGATTTTGTCGATCAATTCAGCAGAATACAAAATGAGGAAGATTACGTTAAGTTGTTGGATCGTTTTGCGATTCGTCGTAGCTCTGAAAAGTTCTGGTCATTCAGCGATCGACTTCATCATTGGTATCGTAGAAATCAACCGATCGAATTTGGATTACTTGACTATAATCGTTTTGAGAATCGATGA
- a CDS encoding LysR family transcriptional regulator encodes MDLNLIQTFLVVAEFQSYTKAAEQLGLTQPAVSAAIKRLEQVVDKQLFVKKGRGITLTATAHQLLPQFQQAVSIIDSAISDKNHFEICCSEILLHSMPSIENVVFYESPPEKYILFELIRQQKVDLAIDTVITKDSSFVIEDAYSEEAVVICRNDHPRIQGTLSKQQFYEESHCLFSGKWDNVTGFEQLAKEKIQERKVDLVTSSLAGMALYVADRDCLGVVSQSFAKKWSKALNLQVLPCPISVRSIPYKFIYHKREIDNPAHLALRQKIKELLIAAHGEPSAQ; translated from the coding sequence ATGGACTTAAACCTTATCCAAACTTTTCTGGTCGTCGCCGAGTTCCAATCCTACACAAAGGCCGCGGAGCAACTTGGTCTGACACAACCGGCAGTAAGCGCAGCAATAAAACGATTAGAACAAGTCGTAGATAAGCAGTTGTTCGTAAAAAAAGGCCGCGGAATAACTCTTACTGCCACCGCACATCAATTGCTTCCTCAATTTCAGCAAGCGGTAAGTATCATTGACAGTGCAATATCTGATAAAAACCATTTTGAAATCTGCTGTTCGGAAATTCTGCTACATAGCATGCCTTCTATAGAAAACGTGGTGTTTTATGAATCTCCACCAGAGAAATACATTCTGTTTGAGCTTATACGGCAACAAAAAGTCGACTTAGCGATCGATACAGTCATAACAAAAGACTCGTCATTTGTTATTGAAGATGCATACTCGGAAGAAGCGGTTGTCATTTGCCGAAATGACCACCCCAGAATCCAAGGTACACTTTCAAAACAACAGTTTTATGAAGAAAGCCACTGCCTGTTCTCAGGAAAATGGGACAACGTGACTGGATTCGAACAACTGGCCAAAGAAAAGATACAGGAACGAAAAGTCGATTTAGTGACATCGTCACTTGCTGGTATGGCTCTCTACGTTGCTGACCGAGACTGTCTGGGCGTTGTATCTCAATCGTTTGCCAAAAAATGGAGTAAGGCTCTAAACCTGCAAGTGCTCCCTTGCCCTATTTCGGTTCGCTCAATCCCTTACAAGTTTATCTATCACAAACGTGAAATTGACAATCCTGCTCATCTTGCCCTGCGCCAAAAAATTAAAGAGCTACTAATCGCCGCACATGGCGAGCCGTCCGCGCAATAG
- a CDS encoding arylsulfatase produces the protein MKNATKTSSKKLVLNACTLALGAASATAYAADKPNILVIFGDDVGYWNLSTYNQGMMAYNTPNIDTIAQEGAKFTNFYAQQSSTAGRSAFITGQMPKRTGLSKVGMPGAAEGISKEDPTIATMLKELGYATGQFGKNHLGDRDEHLPTNHGFDEFFGNLYHLNAEEEPENVDYPKDPEFKKKFGPRGVIHSYADGKIEDTGPLTRKRMETVDGEFLDAAESFIEKQVKADKPFFTWFNTTRMHNFTHLPEEYKGATGAGFYADGVKQHDDQIGELLAKIKELGVDDNTIIVYTTDNGPMINLWPEAGMTPFRSEKNTGWEGGFRVPMLIKWPGKIEAGKTLNGIMSLEDFFPTLLAAAGNDKVTEELLNGKKAGDMNYKVHLDGYNQLPYLTGKTDQSARNNFFYWSDDGDLFALRQGKMKFHFNIQEHETGLEIWQYPLTKLRVPQMYDLSIDPFERGDSGIGYGQWMYERSFFMGPAVAEVQKMMETFKEFPPRMEAGSFVPK, from the coding sequence ATGAAAAATGCGACTAAAACGAGCAGTAAAAAACTCGTACTTAACGCATGTACTTTAGCGCTAGGTGCTGCCTCTGCAACCGCATACGCAGCTGACAAACCAAATATCCTCGTTATCTTCGGTGACGATGTGGGTTACTGGAACCTGAGTACCTATAACCAAGGGATGATGGCTTACAACACACCAAATATTGACACGATTGCTCAAGAAGGCGCGAAGTTTACTAACTTCTATGCCCAGCAAAGTTCTACAGCAGGCCGCTCTGCGTTCATCACGGGCCAGATGCCAAAACGCACAGGTTTATCAAAAGTTGGTATGCCAGGCGCCGCTGAAGGTATCTCTAAAGAAGACCCAACGATTGCGACCATGCTAAAAGAGCTGGGCTACGCAACGGGTCAATTTGGTAAAAACCACTTGGGTGACCGAGACGAGCACTTGCCAACTAACCACGGCTTCGATGAGTTCTTCGGCAACCTCTACCACTTGAATGCGGAAGAAGAGCCAGAAAACGTTGACTACCCGAAAGATCCAGAGTTCAAGAAAAAGTTCGGCCCTCGTGGCGTGATTCACTCTTATGCAGACGGCAAGATTGAAGATACTGGTCCTCTGACTCGCAAGCGCATGGAAACCGTCGATGGTGAGTTCTTAGATGCGGCAGAAAGCTTTATCGAGAAACAGGTAAAAGCGGATAAACCGTTCTTTACTTGGTTTAATACTACTCGCATGCATAACTTTACGCACTTACCTGAAGAGTACAAAGGCGCAACAGGTGCTGGTTTCTACGCAGACGGTGTGAAACAACATGACGACCAAATTGGTGAATTACTTGCCAAGATTAAAGAACTGGGTGTCGATGACAACACCATCATCGTTTACACCACTGATAACGGTCCAATGATCAACTTATGGCCTGAAGCGGGTATGACGCCGTTCCGCAGTGAGAAAAATACTGGTTGGGAAGGTGGTTTCCGTGTTCCTATGCTGATTAAATGGCCAGGGAAAATTGAAGCAGGTAAGACGCTTAACGGCATAATGTCACTTGAGGACTTCTTCCCAACACTGCTTGCAGCAGCAGGAAACGATAAAGTGACAGAAGAGTTGCTCAACGGCAAGAAAGCCGGTGATATGAACTACAAAGTTCATTTAGATGGTTATAACCAATTGCCTTACCTAACAGGTAAAACCGATCAGTCTGCTCGTAATAACTTCTTCTACTGGAGTGATGACGGTGATTTATTTGCTTTGCGTCAAGGTAAAATGAAGTTCCACTTCAACATTCAAGAGCATGAAACTGGTTTGGAAATTTGGCAGTACCCACTGACTAAACTACGTGTTCCACAAATGTACGATTTAAGTATTGACCCATTTGAACGTGGTGATAGTGGCATCGGCTATGGTCAATGGATGTACGAGCGTTCATTCTTCATGGGGCCGGCTGTAGCAGAAGTGCAGAAAATGATGGAGACGTTTAAAGAATTCCCTCCTCGTATGGAAGCTGGTTCATTTGTTCCTAAGTAA
- a CDS encoding anaerobic sulfatase maturase translates to MSKISPRHSTAMPIVPMKTAFKSEQGNERRFHVMAKPGGAKCNIDCQYCFYLHKENLLHQPKQPKMDDETLEAFVKSYIESQDGEEIVFSWQGGEPTLLGLDYFRKVVELQAKYQPSGTRIENDLQTNGILLNDEWCEFLVANNFLVGLSIDGPEELHDKYRKTRSGKPTFHLVMKAVEKLQHYGVRFNALVTVNRHNVKYPLEIYRFLTRELGVTYIQLAPVVEANDFHTTAPQFWNEQMIPELGSELAKPGHPMSVVTDWSVDPDDWGKFLSEMFVEWVNNDLGRVLVNLFETAVAQVMGKPAQLCITSEFCGKGLAIEHNGDVYSCDHYVYPEYKLSNIHEHSLNEMAFSTRQFSFGMAKRDSLPDYCKKCPYLKYCWGECPKNRLIKTPDGEEGLNYLCSGIRRFFDDTLPMLVGLSQILQQQNSK, encoded by the coding sequence ATGAGCAAAATTTCACCACGTCACTCAACGGCGATGCCAATTGTTCCGATGAAAACTGCCTTCAAATCCGAGCAAGGAAATGAACGCCGCTTTCATGTGATGGCTAAACCCGGCGGCGCAAAGTGCAACATTGACTGCCAATATTGCTTTTACTTACATAAAGAAAATCTGCTTCATCAACCAAAACAACCCAAGATGGATGATGAAACTTTAGAGGCGTTTGTTAAGAGTTATATTGAGAGTCAAGATGGCGAAGAAATCGTATTTTCGTGGCAGGGCGGTGAACCGACGTTACTCGGATTAGACTACTTCCGTAAAGTGGTTGAACTACAAGCGAAATATCAGCCTAGCGGCACTCGCATTGAAAACGACTTACAAACGAACGGAATTCTACTTAACGATGAATGGTGTGAGTTTTTAGTCGCAAATAATTTCTTAGTTGGCTTATCTATCGATGGCCCAGAAGAGCTGCACGATAAATATCGTAAAACCCGAAGTGGTAAACCGACTTTTCATTTGGTGATGAAAGCGGTCGAAAAACTTCAGCATTATGGAGTGCGATTTAATGCGCTGGTGACGGTTAACCGCCACAATGTTAAGTATCCCCTGGAGATCTATCGATTTCTCACTCGAGAGTTGGGCGTGACATACATTCAGCTTGCTCCTGTGGTTGAAGCGAATGATTTTCACACTACAGCGCCTCAGTTTTGGAACGAGCAGATGATTCCTGAGTTGGGCAGTGAACTGGCTAAGCCAGGGCACCCAATGTCTGTAGTCACGGATTGGTCGGTAGATCCTGATGATTGGGGCAAGTTCCTTAGTGAAATGTTTGTTGAGTGGGTGAACAATGACCTAGGCCGTGTGTTGGTGAACCTGTTTGAAACAGCGGTTGCTCAGGTGATGGGTAAACCAGCGCAACTCTGCATTACCTCAGAGTTCTGCGGAAAGGGCTTAGCGATAGAGCACAATGGCGATGTATACAGTTGCGACCATTACGTTTATCCAGAGTACAAACTTTCCAATATTCACGAACATTCGTTGAATGAGATGGCGTTCTCTACGCGTCAGTTTAGCTTCGGTATGGCAAAACGAGACTCATTACCAGATTACTGTAAAAAATGTCCTTACCTTAAATACTGTTGGGGCGAATGTCCTAAAAATCGCCTTATTAAGACGCCGGATGGTGAAGAAGGGTTGAATTACCTTTGCTCTGGTATTCGCCGTTTCTTTGATGACACCTTACCTATGCTGGTAGGTCTATCTCAGATTTTACAACAACAGAATTCTAAGTAA
- a CDS encoding MoxR family ATPase, producing the protein MNNAQQAINKLIEQTEKSVIGQSHVVQALVIGLLTNGHILLEGLPGTAKTRSVKSLANLLNTSFGRIQFTPDLLPSDVTGTEVYQELDGKPQLHFQPGPIFNSIVLADEVNRAPAKVQAALLEAMAEGTITVGDKTHVLPDLFMVLATQNPIEQEGTYPLPEAQMDRFIMKVTVDYPEDAAEREIIRLVRSEELGAETSSELVTPQHIEPDLVLEARRQLPDVAVSELVEDYIVALVMATRKPERYADSQLSKWIEIGSSPRASISLDKCARAYAWLQGRDHVTPDDVRAMVPSVLGHRFSLTYDALADGVDHQRVVEELLDYVEIG; encoded by the coding sequence ATGAACAACGCGCAGCAAGCTATCAATAAACTGATTGAGCAGACAGAGAAAAGCGTCATTGGTCAAAGTCATGTGGTGCAAGCCTTGGTGATTGGTTTACTGACGAATGGACATATTCTGCTGGAGGGTTTACCGGGCACCGCAAAAACGCGTTCGGTTAAGTCATTGGCCAACTTGCTAAACACGAGTTTTGGTCGTATCCAATTTACGCCCGATCTTCTACCTTCGGACGTGACCGGTACCGAGGTTTATCAGGAGTTAGATGGCAAGCCTCAGCTGCATTTTCAGCCGGGACCCATTTTCAACAGTATTGTCCTTGCAGATGAAGTAAACCGTGCTCCCGCTAAAGTGCAGGCTGCGCTGCTAGAAGCCATGGCTGAAGGTACAATTACCGTTGGCGATAAAACCCATGTGTTACCCGATCTGTTTATGGTGCTAGCGACCCAAAACCCGATCGAGCAAGAAGGGACTTACCCTTTGCCTGAAGCGCAAATGGACCGCTTTATCATGAAAGTCACGGTAGACTATCCGGAAGACGCTGCAGAGCGAGAGATCATTCGCCTGGTTCGTAGCGAAGAGCTCGGGGCGGAAACCAGTTCCGAGTTGGTGACGCCACAGCATATTGAGCCCGATTTGGTTTTAGAAGCACGTCGCCAATTGCCCGATGTCGCGGTTTCTGAATTAGTTGAAGATTATATTGTCGCGTTGGTGATGGCGACTCGTAAGCCAGAGCGTTATGCAGACTCGCAATTATCTAAATGGATTGAAATTGGCTCCAGTCCTCGCGCTTCAATTTCGTTGGATAAGTGTGCTCGCGCCTATGCTTGGCTTCAAGGACGTGACCATGTCACTCCCGATGATGTTCGCGCTATGGTTCCGTCAGTATTAGGACACCGATTCTCACTAACCTATGACGCCTTAGCTGACGGTGTGGATCATCAACGAGTCGTTGAAGAATTACTCGATTACGTTGAAATCGGATAA